The proteins below come from a single Cololabis saira isolate AMF1-May2022 chromosome 2, fColSai1.1, whole genome shotgun sequence genomic window:
- the lmo7b gene encoding LIM domain only protein 7b isoform X9: MEWRQQTSVSCEDAFSEAQRWIQEVTGKSFGCNDFRAALENGVLLCDLINQLKPGIIKRVNRLSTPIAGLDNVNVFLKACGKLGLNDSQLFHPGDLQNLSTRVTLRRDESKRRLKNVLITIYWLGRKAQIDTFYSGPQLNFKAFEGLLGLALSKALEEGSNAFVREAGCGECRLPDGEECQLVKQSCMRGTSMDSIESLDTYTARHSDGGCGSDAEAEQVYKMDNTQPAAHQSKGYIPPPLRRKQGRGMNSGGSMSPLPRTYKIQVRPETPVQVNPGWIWSKSLNDIPMVYPVRKVSAINSVYDKDQNPVLAREWSQETKRRCSVAAKDSEAQWQEDLTKWKNRRRSIKSELHRKSQDREHVIDKMTNETVISFEKNDAKRIPVKRDQSPRRYDPALDPFSTSPSKPSSYEPRPHSRALLARSFATEASFSPTTHTWGSSVEVMPASDGGAMGRETYFATLASDGTGVTTPSADNPFTSQTQLKALGSQAAFQSTSEPEPQHVLANQLPSLVTTTQPDDTIITWDPPSMSSHNKGSICIDSKDETIGSDLANPVDFDATEDFTSLQSYKYREGSRKSSGWQPARDGKTQQAAGSSKYLGRTGSWSSSASLPRGYRRSESLSHLSSITPRPFGVKQSRVSALPKLLNVDDNQGFLLNSEKGDSFSSTKPPLKRQMAAAHLRGQYQASVKQKKAFQAKLKGTEEGNNASLSSQTPLQTTGYPQQPSTPSQILPQPYTKLQSHNRSLSLSSTASPDISKVDHSDMRVSLTLKPNSVPDFGFHTHWDSTGARIKFIQPGSPAELCRLCVDDEIVAVDGVAVTNMNYNQWKDKMASCLQTGTLTMDIRRYGIKGGSESAISDLQVPSLGPSSSSWSWDHEEDRRRQEKWQEEQERLLQSACVYLQEQYKRDQERLQAEWQRAEQAAMSGNQTAFEMASGHNSFGSAQFYMTGWTKKPKEKQSHAGDQRRAEVQSCVQGVQNDKIPGRDWPEGCYDFAPLSPACRAKSLSTPVLTGPYKQTGGSLSKRKGLGMTTAERDRQQILEEMKKKTPLLTDNSWIRQRRSSFHKEPIYVGVSMKRYESLDDLDSIHRSADLISTSTYPRPNSAAGRYCTPSRNAFSRYSTGSLSSQKNAYAESSNHGSVNMYCPRTVSGTRTCGVCERVQGSGAAMIIEALSLYFHLNCFKCVGCGRNLRGTKTRVRVRVQNEKPYCDHCYFHLKSTDVVFM; this comes from the exons ATGGAGTGGCGGCAGCAGACCAGCGTCAGCTGCGAGGACGCGTTCAGCGAGGCCCAGCGCTGGATTCAG GAAGTGACTGGAAAATCCTTTGGTTGTAATGACTTCCGTGCTGCCTTGGAGAATGGAGTCCTGCTTTGCGA CTTAATCAACCAGTTGAAACCTGGCATCATCAAGAGAGTGAACAGGCTTTCGACTCCTATTGCTGGCCTG GATAATGTGAATGTTTTCCTGAAAGCCTGTGGGAAACTGGGACTAAATGACTCACAGCTGTTCCATCCAGGTGACCTTCAGAACCTGTCCACGCGTGTGACACTGAG GCGTGATGAAAGCAAGAGACGACTCAAAAAT GTTTTGATAACTATCTACTGGTTGGGTCGCAAGGCTCAAATTGACACGTTTTACAGTGGTCCTCAGCTTAATTTCAAAGCATTTGAGGGCCTGTTAGGCTTGGCCTTGTCCAAG GCTTTGGAAGAGGGGAGTAATGCGTTTGTGAGAGAAGCTGGGTGCGGAGAGTGTCGCCTCCCAGACGGTGAGGAATGTCAGCTCGTGAAACAGAGTTGCATGAGAGGGACTTCAATGGACAGCATCGAATCCCTAGACACCTACACTGCCCGCCATAGCGATGGAG GTTGTGGAAGTGACGCAGAAGCTGAGCAGGTGTACAAGATGGACAACACACAGCCTGCAGCCCACCAGAGCAAAGGCTATATCCCACCACCACTtcgaagaaaacaaggaagggggATGAATTCAGGGGGCAGCATGAGTCCACTCCCCAG aacATATAAAATCCAGGTCAGGCCTGAAACACCAGTTCAGGTCAACCCTGGCTGGATTTG GAGCAAATCTCTCAACGACATCCCGATGGTGTACCCTGTTCGCAAAGTTTCTGCCATAAACAGCGTTTATGATAAAGATCAGAATCCTGTCCTGGCAAGGGAGTGGAGTCAAGAAACCAAAAGAAGGTGTAGTGTTGCTGCCAAGGACAGTGAAGCTCAGTGGCAAGAA GACTTGACAAAGTGgaaaaatcgacggcgtagcatCAAGTCTGAGCTACATAGGAAGTCACAGGACAGGGAGCATGTCATTGACAAGATGACAAATGAGACTGTGATCAGTTTTGAGAAGAATGATGCAAAAAGAATTCCAGTGAAAAG AGACCAGTCACCAAGGAGATATGACCCTGCTCTCGATCCTTTCTCCACCTCTCCATCAAAACCCTCCAGCTATGAACCTCGGCCACACTCTAGAGCTCTGCTGGCCCGCAGCTTTGCCACTGAGGCTTCTTTTAGCCCCACAACCCACACTTGG GGATCATCGGTTGAAGTGATGCCTGCCTCTGATGGGGGCGCCATGGGACGAGAGACTTACTTTGCCACTTTAGCTTCAGATGGTACAGGGGTTACCACACCTTCTGCAGATAATCCCTTCACTTCTCAGACCCAACTCAAAGCCCTGGGCAGCCAAGCTGCTTTCCAGTCCACATCTGAACCGGAGCCTCAACATGTTTTAGCAAACCAGCTCCCCTCTCTTGTTACAACCACACAGCCAGATGACACTATAATAACCTGGGATCCTCCGTCTATGTCAAGTCACAACAAAGGTTCTATCTGCATTGATTCAAAAGATGAAACTATTGGTTCAGATTTAGCCAATCCAGTAGACTTTGATGCCACAGAAGACTTCACGTCACTTCAGAGTTATAAATACAGGGAAGGAAGCAGAAAGTCATCTGGCTGGCAACCAGCAAGGGATGGCAAAACCCAGCAGGCTGCAGGCTCGTCCAAGTACTTGGGCAGAACTGGATCGTGGTCCAGTTCAGCAAGCCTTCCCCGTGGTTACCGTCGCTCTGAGAGCTTGTCTCATCTCTCGTCTATCACACCCAGACCATTTGGAGTAAAGCAGTCCAGGGTTTCAGCACTACCAAAACTGTTGAAC GTAGATGATAATCAGGGTTTCCTGTTGAACAGCGAGAAAGGAGATTCATTTTCTTCAACTAAACCACCTCTTAAAAGACAGATGGCAGCTGCTCATCTGAGGGGTCAGTACCAGGCGTCGGTTAAACAGAAGAAAGCCTTCCAGGCAAAGCTTAAAGGCACAGAAGAAGGAAACAATGCCAGTTTGTCTAGCCAGACTCCCCTTCAGACCACTGGCTACCCCCAACAGCCCTCCACTCCAAGCCAAATACTGCCCCAGCCTTATACAAAGCTGCAGTCCCACAACAGGAGTTTGTCTCTTTCATCTACAGCAAGTCCTGATATCTCAAAG gtgGATCATAGTGACATGAGAGTGAGCCTGACTCTTAAACCCAACAGTGTACCAGACTTTGGCTTCCACACTCACTGGGACTCCACAGGCGCAAGAATAAAATTCATTCAACCAG GCAGTCCAGCAGAGCTCTGCCGGCTGTGCGTGGATGATGAGATTGTTGCAGTCGATGGAGTTGCAGTGACTAACATGAACTATAATCAATGGAAGGATAAAATGGCATCTTGCCTGCAAACTGGCACTCTGACCATGGATATTCGTCGCTATGGTATCAAGG GAGGTTCAGAATCTGCAATATCTGAT CTCCAGGTACCCTCCCTCGGCCCCTCCTCATCCAGCTGGTCTTGGGACCATGAGGAGGATCGCAGGCGTCAAGAGAAGTGGCAAGAAGAACAAGAACGCCTCCTACAG AGTGCCTGTGTTTATCTCCAGGAGCAATACAAGCGTGATCAGGAGAGACTGCAGGCGGAGTGGCAGAGAGCAGAGCAGGCAGCAATGTCGGGG AACCAGACTGCCTTTGAGATGGCCAGTGGCCATAACAGTTTTGGCAGCGCTCAGTTTTACATGACTGGATGGACAAAGAAACCCAAAGAAAAGCAGAGCCATGCTGGAGATCAGAGAAGGGCAGAAGTACAATCTTGTGTGCAGGGAGTACAAAATGACAAGATTCCTGGGAGAGACTG GCCTGAAGGTTGCTATGACTTCGCTCCGCTGTCCCCTGCATGCAG GGCAAAGTCCTTATCTACCCCAGTGTTAACTGGACCCTACAAGCAGACTGGAG GTAGTCTCAGCAAAAGAAAAGGACTCGGCATGACTACGGCTGAGAGAGATAGGCAGCAGATTTTGGAGGAGATGAAGAAAAAGACTCCTCTTCTGACTGACAACAGCTGGATACGTCAGCGCCGCAGCAGTTTTCACAAGGAGCCCATTTACGTCGGCGTTTCCATGAAAAG ATATGAATCTTTGGACGATCTGGATTCTATACATCGCTCCGCAGATCTGATCAGCACATCCACTTATCCACGGCCAAACTCTGCTGCTGGACGTTACTGTACTCCAAGTAGAAACGCTTTCTCCCGCTACAGCACTGGATCTTTATCGTCTCAGAAAAATGCATATGCAGAGTCTTCTAATCATGGCAG TGTGAACATGTACTGCCCCAGGACGGTCAGTGGCACGAGGACTTGcggtgtgtgtgagcgtgtccAAGGTAGTGGGGCAGCCATGATCATAGAGGCCCTTAGTCTCTACTTCCACCTTAACTGTTTCAAG
- the lmo7b gene encoding LIM domain only protein 7b isoform X1 — protein sequence MEWRQQTSVSCEDAFSEAQRWIQEVTGKSFGCNDFRAALENGVLLCDLINQLKPGIIKRVNRLSTPIAGLDNVNVFLKACGKLGLNDSQLFHPGDLQNLSTRVTLRRDESKRRLKNVLITIYWLGRKAQIDTFYSGPQLNFKAFEGLLGLALSKALEEGSNAFVREAGCGECRLPDGEECQLVKQSCMRGTSMDSIESLDTYTARHSDGGCGSDAEAEQVYKMDNTQPAAHQSKGYIPPPLRRKQGRGMNSGGSMSPLPRTYKIQVRPETPVQVNPGWIWSKSLNDIPMVYPVRKVSAINSVYDKDQNPVLAREWSQETKRRCSVAAKDSEAQWQEDLTKWKNRRRSIKSELHRKSQDREHVIDKMTNETVISFEKNDAKRIPVKRDQSPRRYDPALDPFSTSPSKPSSYEPRPHSRALLARSFATEASFSPTTHTWGSSVEVMPASDGGAMGRETYFATLASDGTGVTTPSADNPFTSQTQLKALGSQAAFQSTSEPEPQHVLANQLPSLVTTTQPDDTIITWDPPSMSSHNKGSICIDSKDETIGSDLANPVDFDATEDFTSLQSYKYREGSRKSSGWQPARDGKTQQAAGSSKYLGRTGSWSSSASLPRGYRRSESLSHLSSITPRPFGVKQSRVSALPKLLNVDDNQGFLLNSEKGDSFSSTKPPLKRQMAAAHLRGQYQASVKQKKAFQAKLKGTEEGNNASLSSQTPLQTTGYPQQPSTPSQILPQPYTKLQSHNRSLSLSSTASPDISKVDHSDMRVSLTLKPNSVPDFGFHTHWDSTGARIKFIQPGSPAELCRLCVDDEIVAVDGVAVTNMNYNQWKDKMASCLQTGTLTMDIRRYGIKDWSTSEGNHHSQPVQSRMTLNLTTTAPMLIGRPDYHASSVVSTEMADTQESKLSGEAHNAMHVKAMDGDLYENHNTARSKDNITKNQKRRAEFFKRRGFAGISSSVYLCGGSESAISDLQVPSLGPSSSSWSWDHEEDRRRQEKWQEEQERLLQSACVYLQEQYKRDQERLQAEWQRAEQAAMSGNQTAFEMASGHNSFGSAQFYMTGWTKKPKEKQSHAGDQRRAEVQSCVQGVQNDKIPGRDWPEGCYDFAPLSPACRAKSLSTPVLTGPYKQTGGSLSKRKGLGMTTAERDRQQILEEMKKKTPLLTDNSWIRQRRSSFHKEPIYVGVSMKRYESLDDLDSIHRSADLISTSTYPRPNSAAGRYCTPSRNAFSRYSTGSLSSQKNAYAESSNHGSVNMYCPRTVSGTRTCGVCERVQGSGAAMIIEALSLYFHLNCFKCVGCGRNLRGTKTRVRVRVQNEKPYCDHCYFHLKSTDVVFM from the exons ATGGAGTGGCGGCAGCAGACCAGCGTCAGCTGCGAGGACGCGTTCAGCGAGGCCCAGCGCTGGATTCAG GAAGTGACTGGAAAATCCTTTGGTTGTAATGACTTCCGTGCTGCCTTGGAGAATGGAGTCCTGCTTTGCGA CTTAATCAACCAGTTGAAACCTGGCATCATCAAGAGAGTGAACAGGCTTTCGACTCCTATTGCTGGCCTG GATAATGTGAATGTTTTCCTGAAAGCCTGTGGGAAACTGGGACTAAATGACTCACAGCTGTTCCATCCAGGTGACCTTCAGAACCTGTCCACGCGTGTGACACTGAG GCGTGATGAAAGCAAGAGACGACTCAAAAAT GTTTTGATAACTATCTACTGGTTGGGTCGCAAGGCTCAAATTGACACGTTTTACAGTGGTCCTCAGCTTAATTTCAAAGCATTTGAGGGCCTGTTAGGCTTGGCCTTGTCCAAG GCTTTGGAAGAGGGGAGTAATGCGTTTGTGAGAGAAGCTGGGTGCGGAGAGTGTCGCCTCCCAGACGGTGAGGAATGTCAGCTCGTGAAACAGAGTTGCATGAGAGGGACTTCAATGGACAGCATCGAATCCCTAGACACCTACACTGCCCGCCATAGCGATGGAG GTTGTGGAAGTGACGCAGAAGCTGAGCAGGTGTACAAGATGGACAACACACAGCCTGCAGCCCACCAGAGCAAAGGCTATATCCCACCACCACTtcgaagaaaacaaggaagggggATGAATTCAGGGGGCAGCATGAGTCCACTCCCCAG aacATATAAAATCCAGGTCAGGCCTGAAACACCAGTTCAGGTCAACCCTGGCTGGATTTG GAGCAAATCTCTCAACGACATCCCGATGGTGTACCCTGTTCGCAAAGTTTCTGCCATAAACAGCGTTTATGATAAAGATCAGAATCCTGTCCTGGCAAGGGAGTGGAGTCAAGAAACCAAAAGAAGGTGTAGTGTTGCTGCCAAGGACAGTGAAGCTCAGTGGCAAGAA GACTTGACAAAGTGgaaaaatcgacggcgtagcatCAAGTCTGAGCTACATAGGAAGTCACAGGACAGGGAGCATGTCATTGACAAGATGACAAATGAGACTGTGATCAGTTTTGAGAAGAATGATGCAAAAAGAATTCCAGTGAAAAG AGACCAGTCACCAAGGAGATATGACCCTGCTCTCGATCCTTTCTCCACCTCTCCATCAAAACCCTCCAGCTATGAACCTCGGCCACACTCTAGAGCTCTGCTGGCCCGCAGCTTTGCCACTGAGGCTTCTTTTAGCCCCACAACCCACACTTGG GGATCATCGGTTGAAGTGATGCCTGCCTCTGATGGGGGCGCCATGGGACGAGAGACTTACTTTGCCACTTTAGCTTCAGATGGTACAGGGGTTACCACACCTTCTGCAGATAATCCCTTCACTTCTCAGACCCAACTCAAAGCCCTGGGCAGCCAAGCTGCTTTCCAGTCCACATCTGAACCGGAGCCTCAACATGTTTTAGCAAACCAGCTCCCCTCTCTTGTTACAACCACACAGCCAGATGACACTATAATAACCTGGGATCCTCCGTCTATGTCAAGTCACAACAAAGGTTCTATCTGCATTGATTCAAAAGATGAAACTATTGGTTCAGATTTAGCCAATCCAGTAGACTTTGATGCCACAGAAGACTTCACGTCACTTCAGAGTTATAAATACAGGGAAGGAAGCAGAAAGTCATCTGGCTGGCAACCAGCAAGGGATGGCAAAACCCAGCAGGCTGCAGGCTCGTCCAAGTACTTGGGCAGAACTGGATCGTGGTCCAGTTCAGCAAGCCTTCCCCGTGGTTACCGTCGCTCTGAGAGCTTGTCTCATCTCTCGTCTATCACACCCAGACCATTTGGAGTAAAGCAGTCCAGGGTTTCAGCACTACCAAAACTGTTGAAC GTAGATGATAATCAGGGTTTCCTGTTGAACAGCGAGAAAGGAGATTCATTTTCTTCAACTAAACCACCTCTTAAAAGACAGATGGCAGCTGCTCATCTGAGGGGTCAGTACCAGGCGTCGGTTAAACAGAAGAAAGCCTTCCAGGCAAAGCTTAAAGGCACAGAAGAAGGAAACAATGCCAGTTTGTCTAGCCAGACTCCCCTTCAGACCACTGGCTACCCCCAACAGCCCTCCACTCCAAGCCAAATACTGCCCCAGCCTTATACAAAGCTGCAGTCCCACAACAGGAGTTTGTCTCTTTCATCTACAGCAAGTCCTGATATCTCAAAG gtgGATCATAGTGACATGAGAGTGAGCCTGACTCTTAAACCCAACAGTGTACCAGACTTTGGCTTCCACACTCACTGGGACTCCACAGGCGCAAGAATAAAATTCATTCAACCAG GCAGTCCAGCAGAGCTCTGCCGGCTGTGCGTGGATGATGAGATTGTTGCAGTCGATGGAGTTGCAGTGACTAACATGAACTATAATCAATGGAAGGATAAAATGGCATCTTGCCTGCAAACTGGCACTCTGACCATGGATATTCGTCGCTATGGTATCAAGG ATTGGAGCACCAGTGAGGGAAATCATCACAGCCAGCCAGTCCAGAGCAGGATGACCCTCAATCTGACTACCACAGCACCCATGCTGATAGGTCGTCCCGATTACCATGCCAGCAGTGTCGTCAGTACAGAAATGGCAGACACACAAGAATCCAAATTAAGTGGAGAGGCACACAAT GCGATGCACGTTAAGGCCATGGATGGAGATCTTTATGAAAATCACAATACAGCAAGAAGTAAAG ATAATATAACTAAAAATCAGAAAAGGAGGGCAGAATTTTTTAAACGGCGAG GCTTTGCAGGAATCAGCTCATCGGTTTACTTGTGtg GAGGTTCAGAATCTGCAATATCTGAT CTCCAGGTACCCTCCCTCGGCCCCTCCTCATCCAGCTGGTCTTGGGACCATGAGGAGGATCGCAGGCGTCAAGAGAAGTGGCAAGAAGAACAAGAACGCCTCCTACAG AGTGCCTGTGTTTATCTCCAGGAGCAATACAAGCGTGATCAGGAGAGACTGCAGGCGGAGTGGCAGAGAGCAGAGCAGGCAGCAATGTCGGGG AACCAGACTGCCTTTGAGATGGCCAGTGGCCATAACAGTTTTGGCAGCGCTCAGTTTTACATGACTGGATGGACAAAGAAACCCAAAGAAAAGCAGAGCCATGCTGGAGATCAGAGAAGGGCAGAAGTACAATCTTGTGTGCAGGGAGTACAAAATGACAAGATTCCTGGGAGAGACTG GCCTGAAGGTTGCTATGACTTCGCTCCGCTGTCCCCTGCATGCAG GGCAAAGTCCTTATCTACCCCAGTGTTAACTGGACCCTACAAGCAGACTGGAG GTAGTCTCAGCAAAAGAAAAGGACTCGGCATGACTACGGCTGAGAGAGATAGGCAGCAGATTTTGGAGGAGATGAAGAAAAAGACTCCTCTTCTGACTGACAACAGCTGGATACGTCAGCGCCGCAGCAGTTTTCACAAGGAGCCCATTTACGTCGGCGTTTCCATGAAAAG ATATGAATCTTTGGACGATCTGGATTCTATACATCGCTCCGCAGATCTGATCAGCACATCCACTTATCCACGGCCAAACTCTGCTGCTGGACGTTACTGTACTCCAAGTAGAAACGCTTTCTCCCGCTACAGCACTGGATCTTTATCGTCTCAGAAAAATGCATATGCAGAGTCTTCTAATCATGGCAG TGTGAACATGTACTGCCCCAGGACGGTCAGTGGCACGAGGACTTGcggtgtgtgtgagcgtgtccAAGGTAGTGGGGCAGCCATGATCATAGAGGCCCTTAGTCTCTACTTCCACCTTAACTGTTTCAAG